In the Streptomyces sp. BHT-5-2 genome, one interval contains:
- a CDS encoding glycerophosphodiester phosphodiesterase family protein, which yields MRIRHVAAVTGALMGLSALALPASGAQAAVHGHPPVVVGHRGAAAYAPENTLASVDTADRLGISWVENDVQRTKDGQLVVLHDTSLARTTNAKKIYPDRSPWNVGDFTLREVEKLDAGSWFGSRFKGERVPTLEEYLEEVEDNGQKLLMELKNPELYPGIERQALKELRRDGWLDSGHVRRRLIVQSFNADAIRKFHRLDPAVKTGFLGSPTVADLPKYAAYCDQINAPHIAVTRKYVEAVHRLRGPHRRRLEVYTWTVDDAKGAVRIAGLGADGIISNKPDVVRDALDGDRS from the coding sequence ATGCGTATCCGCCACGTCGCCGCCGTCACCGGTGCCCTCATGGGCCTGTCCGCGCTCGCCCTGCCCGCCTCCGGGGCCCAGGCCGCGGTCCACGGGCATCCCCCTGTGGTGGTCGGCCATCGCGGCGCCGCGGCGTACGCGCCCGAGAACACGCTCGCCTCGGTGGACACCGCCGACCGGCTCGGCATCTCCTGGGTCGAGAACGACGTCCAGCGCACCAAGGACGGACAGCTGGTCGTCCTCCACGACACCTCGCTGGCGAGGACGACCAACGCCAAGAAGATCTACCCGGACCGCTCCCCGTGGAACGTCGGCGACTTCACGCTCCGGGAGGTCGAGAAGCTGGACGCCGGCAGCTGGTTCGGCTCCCGCTTCAAGGGTGAACGGGTGCCGACGCTGGAGGAGTACCTGGAGGAGGTCGAGGACAACGGCCAGAAGCTGCTGATGGAGCTGAAGAACCCCGAGCTCTATCCCGGTATCGAGCGGCAGGCGCTCAAAGAGCTCCGCCGCGACGGCTGGCTGGACAGCGGGCACGTCCGGCGCCGTCTGATCGTCCAGAGCTTCAACGCCGACGCGATCAGGAAGTTCCACCGCCTGGACCCGGCGGTCAAGACGGGCTTCCTCGGCAGCCCCACCGTCGCCGACCTGCCCAAGTACGCCGCCTACTGCGATCAGATCAACGCGCCGCACATCGCTGTCACCCGGAAGTACGTGGAGGCGGTGCACAGGCTCCGGGGCCCGCACCGCCGGCGGCTGGAGGTGTACACCTGGACCGTCGACGACGCCAAGGGCGCGGTCCGCATCGCCGGCCTGGGGGCCGACGGGATCATCAGCAACAAGCCCGACGTGGTGCGCGACGCGCTCGACGGGGACCGCTCCTGA